The Ruminococcaceae bacterium R-25 DNA segment GGGTTCTGTTCTTCAATCTGTTTTAATATCTCGGCAAAGCCGTCCCCGTTAAAATTTGACCCTATATGAGTGTCTGCGATGAGGGCGATCCTGACAGGCGGAACATCCTTGTCGGTTGTTATCTGATACTTAGTCTCGAAAACGTTATGAGCAAGATAGTAAGAGATGCACATATAAACGAGAGCAAGCGTGAAAGCTATAGCGCCCGTAACCCAATAAAGCTTACTTTCCTTCTTTTTGGCAGGCCCGTTTTTCTTCTTAGGTATAAGCTTTATTACCACAAAAGCGATTCCATAGATGATAGCCCAGAACAGGAACCAATGGATGAACGGAACGATCCAGAAAAAGGGGCGGATCACACAGAGCAGAGCCAGTATAAGAACCGGTATGGCTGCTTTAAAAAATACTGCCCTCTGTTCCTTCTTTTCGAGAGATTTAAAGTCCTTACCCTTCAAAAGAAGATCTCTTATGTGGGTGTAAAGGAGCCTCATGCCCAGAACCAAAACGCAGAAAATGCCGGCAAAAAGAAACGGTATCAGATACATACTTCACCGTCCTGAAGCAAATATGCAACTCTATTCTTCATCTAAGGGACCTTCTCTCAAAAAACTCAAAGCCAATTATACACCGAGTATTTATTCTTCCAAAACCGTCATTAAAAACGGCCGGTTTTACCCGGCCATCCTAAGTTTCAGCTAATCCTATGCATGTTATTTTTCAAACAAAATAAATCTGCCGCGTTCAAGGCTTTCAAAGGTAACTCCCCCTTTTTGTTGATAATAAGGGCTGTACACTTTCTCAAAATGAATCCCCTGCAGATCCTTATCTATATATTTGAAGCCGTATTCACTGATCTCATCTATCAGCTTTTTATATGTATACTTACACTTCTGTTTATTCTTATCCCTGAAGTTCGACAGGTGGAACGGCAGCACCGCGAGGATGCCGCCTTCCTTCAATGTTCTTTTCGCTTCTTCAACCATCACGAAACGGTGAAGCCCATCATATGGCTTACCTTCGCCATGAAACATATCTGCATAAAGCACCAGATCGAAAGTATTGCCGTCAAATTCATGGCGGCAGTCTTCTCTGCCCATGACTGTGTTAATGCATTTTATATTCTCATTCTTTGCCTTCTCATTGATGTAATCCAGGCACTGCTTGTTAATATCTGCAGCGTAGATCGTGCATTTCTGTTCAAATGCATATGCCGCTGCAAAAGAATAAGTTCCGGCACCGCACCCGTAATCAAGAATGACCGGATCAGGCACATCAAGGATTGACGAAAAGAGCTCTGCACCCTCAGTTTTCTGCCAGTTATCTACATCTTCGAAAATGCTCATATAAAACTCCGATCAATCCTCTATGCAAATATAGATATCCATATACCAGACACCGTCTTTTTCATATTCATGCTCAAAACAACCGATAACATCATCAGTACGTCTCATGCCGATATTGTTATCCTGCAGATAGTCCATGATGATCTTATATCCAGCAGGTATCCTCTCGAAAGGCTGGATCTGCGGATCTTTAACGGTTATCACGGCATATCGGGCCTCACTGTTCTGACAATACTCCACGCCGGAACAATTCGTCTGGAACCCTTCCGGAAGAACGTAAGCTGCCATATATCCGTGAAGTCCGAATCTCATCTGCTGTTCCTGGGAAACACAAGGGAAATCCCACCCCAAGAGCTTTGCGTCAGGATCGGCTGCCAGTAGGCCGCTCTTCTTTCCCCATTCCTTCATGTAGTTCAGCACATCAGCTTCCGGATTCGGTGACACCATCACATAACGGGCCATCCTGAAAGCAGGCACTTTTCGGATCGTTACCTCAGAATAGATCTCATCCTTTAAAGTAATATCTCCTCTGACAAGCGTATCCAGATTGCACGAAAACAGCGTACACATATCAACAAGCTTAGTAAGCTCCGGCGTTACCTCATTAGATTCCCATCTGGATACAGTCTGTCTGCTGACATTCATCTTCTCTGCAAACTGTTCCTGATTCAGCCTGTTTATCTTACGCAAATATTGAATATTACTGCCTAAACTCATATTTGATCTCCTATCTCTTAGAATATTTCCGGCCGAATCGCTGAAAGGATACTATCCTGTTCAACAGCTCGATTATGACACACGGCAATTTACAAGTACACCACTTGCCATGTGCTTTTCGATGAGATTATGACGCACAGGCTTTACATTGCTATTATAAAACTTGAGGCCACAAATCTAGACCTCCAGAATCTCTATCAGGTTTTCAAATAAAAAACGACCGGACATATATCCGATCGTTTATTCTAAATTTAATAAAAAATAGTTGGAAATATGCCTTGCGTTAAGACACCACAAAACCACAAAAAGATTTATGCCGGTTTTTGCCATTTTATGTCTGGCTTTATTCCCTTTTTCACACAATCATCGAGATACAGGTCTATCAGATTCTGGTAAGGAATACCTGTCTCCTCAGCAAGCTTCTTAAAGTAATCTACAGTTGTTGATTTAAGATTAATAGTTACCTGACGCTTTAGCTTTTCTGCATATGGATTCTTTCTGGGATTGAGTTTGGAAATATCATAATTATCTCTCATAATTCTCCACCGCCTTGAACATAGTAATCAGCCTCAGATTTTGTTGCCTTTCGCGCTGAAATGATTCTAATCACTTCTCCCTTGCTTCTATAACAATGACTTACTGTCAGCACTTGAGTTCTTATACTCATTCCAATAATGAGAAACCTTTCTTCATCTTTAGAATGATCCGGATCGTCAAACAAGATAGCATTTTCATCGTAAAAAACAGAACTTGCTTCAGCAAACCCAATTCCGTGCTTTTTAATATTTACTTTGTTTTTGTTTTCATCCCATTCAAATAACATTATACGAGATTTTCCACATCATAATTATATTGTAATTATATTCCATTATCAAGACGTAACTTAACCGAAATATTGTCTTTACAATCGATACAACATAATTTAGTTATCTTCAGTATCAGTTGCTTGTTCGCTTACTTTGATATCGTCATCATCTAAAAACCGCTGTTCGAGAATTGGCCTGTCGTCATATCTAGCGATAATTCTCTCAAACTCTAAATGTCTGACATCAATGTCAACATCCATTTCTGATACAATCTTAGGGTCACCTATCAATTGAAATCCCCGCTTTTCCAAGAATTTCTTTATATGGAAATACCATATCTCAGGCTCGCCCATTTTCCCTCCAAGAGATACCAGCTTATTATCCTTATCAAAGAACCAAGGATTACGTCCGACATTATCAGCTCTATATTCAGGCGGGCAAAAATATTCGCTGAACAACAAATAATCCTTCATGAGCTCTTTTGTCGGCTCTGGTGAAACTGTGAGTTTTTCTAATGCGATCCATAAAACTCCCATAAAAACACTTCCTTTCTTTTTGTTATACCAATGGTATATCGAAGTATACTGTATACCATTGGTATTTTCAATGATATAATCCAAATTAATTCACAAGATCGGAGCATTTTTATGAAGCAGACAATCTTACCTGACAGACTTTTATCCTGCCGCAACAATCTTGGACTGACGCAATCAGAAGCAGCAAAGATTATTGGTATTACACAGCCTGCGTATCAGAGATACGAGGCAGGCGTAAGAGTCCCTTCTTTGCAAGTTGTTAAAGAAATAGCTAAAGCATTCAATGTTTCCACAGCATACTTATACGGGGAAAGCGATCAGGCACTTCCTGATTATTTTGTAATCGACAAGAAAGACAATCAATTACTATTCTCAATAATTGAACAATGCAAAGGCCTTAGCAATAATCAGCTTGAGGAGATATTAAAGAACATCGCCAAAAATAAAAACCCGTAAACGTTATCGTCTACGGGTTGATCCTTTTGGCGGAGACGGAGGGATTCGAACCCTCGTGCCAGTTGCCCAGCAAACGCATTTCGAGTGCGCCCCGTTATGACCACTTCGATACGTCTCCAAACGCGCCTTATTGTAATAGATTAGCTCTGATTATTCAACCAAATATGTAGTGTAACAATGTTACAGTGCGCCAAATCTAATGTTTTTCCTTAATTCTTCCTTGGCATCCTCACCTGCAAGATAGCCTACGAGAGCAAGCCCGAAATCAACTGATGTACCCATAGCCTGGCTAGTGATTATGTTGCCGTTGACTACCACTTTGGAGTCTTCGATGACATTGGCGCCGCCTTCTCTCAATGCTTCCCAGAAACCCGGATTACATGTGGAATCCTTACCGTTAAGAAGTCCGAGACCTGCAAAAACAGTAGGCGCTGCGCAGATAGCAGCGATGCCCTTGCCCTGTTCGTTGAACTTTCCGATCTGTTCTTTCAAGAGCTCACAGGAATTGAGGTTATTTGTTCCCTTAACACCGCCAGGAAGCATTAGGAGGTCGTATTCATCGAAGTTGATATCACCGATAAGCTTGTCAGCCGTGATCTTAACGTTTCTGGAAGCTGTAATTTCGAGTGAATCCATAATGGAAACGACATCAACATCAACCTTGGCTCTTCTCAAAAGGTCAACGGGCGTAATAGCCTCAACCTCTTCACTGCCGTCTGCGATAAATACTGCAACCTTTGCCATATCTTCCTCCGATCCTTAAAGGCCGAAAATGCCCTTAACAAATATCTCGATACCAATGAATATCAGGATGCAACCGCCGATAATAGTGGCGATGCTCGATATCTTGCTGCCGATCTTCTTGCCGAAGATCAACCCTATTAAGCATATCACAAGCGTAACAACGCCGATAATAAAAGATGCGGCAAATGCTCTTAAAACAGAGTAATCGGAGATCGTAAAGCCTACTGAAAGAGCATCTATCGATGTTGCGATACCCTGGACGATAAGTGCTCCCCATGTAAGTTTTACGGGCTTATCCTCCTTGATCTCCTCATCTTTCTTCTTGCCCTTGTGTTCCATTATCCCTTCGATCACCATCTTGCCGCCGATAAAAAGCAGCAGGATAAGCGCGATCCACGGGATAAACTTGCTAAATGAAGTAAAAATGCCCTCGAGAGTCGTTACCAGGAACCAACCGATAAGGGGCATAAGAAACTGCGCTACCGCATAAACGCCCGCAATCTTCAGCATCCTGGTCTTTCTCATGTTGGGCTCTAAGATACCGTTTGCTATGGAAATGGAGAATGCGTCCATTGCAAGGCCTATGCCCAAAAGCACCGAATTGATAATTAACTGAATCACTTTGTTCTGTCCTCTCCGCCCGGGCAAAAAAATAACCCAAGGCCCTTAATGCCTTGAGTCTCGCAATGGAAAGATTAAGCCAGGTGGAACCAGTATGTTGACTTAAACAACGCCAATATAGCGTTTGCTACTCCCTCAATGAAAACGATACTATCAACACAGCGCCGAGTTAGTCAACACTAATATTTATGGGCACATATATCTCAAACGCATTATTTTTCGCGAAAAAAGACAGAAAACCGAGGGTTTTCTATCTCAAACCACAAAAAATCGCCTGTTTAAGACAGAAAAGTCTGTTTATCGTTTATATTATAAATAAGCACATGCGCAAAAAATGTTGTATAATAATCAACCGCACGAAAAGAAACGCTACTTGAAACATCAGGAGGCCAATATGAACGAATACATTAAGCAGATTTCTGACAGAATCAGAGAGCTTAGAGACATCCTTGACTTAACTGCCGAAGAAGTTGCAGCAAACATCGGCGTGAGCACGGAAGAGTATTTAGCATATGAAAATGGCGAAAAGGAGATCCCAATCAGCCTTCTATACAAGGTGGCAAGCGTTTTCAAGGTGGACCCGACTGTCCTTATGACAGGCGACGTTCCGAGAATGGACGACTATACAGTGGTAAGAGGCGGCAACGGAATCAAGGTCGAGCGTTATCCCGGCTATTCCTTCAGTGCCCTTGCATTTAACTACAAGAACAGACAGATGGATCCTATGATCGTTACCCTGTCCAAGTCTGAGACAGCTGAGCTCGTACGCCACGGTGGCCAGGAGTTCAACTATGTGATCGAAGGCGCGATTAAGGTAGTCGTAGGAGACAGAGAATTTACTTTAGAGGCAGGAGATTCCATTTACTTCAATCCTGAAAAGCCTCACGGACAGAGAGCCGTGACGGAGACTGCTAAGTTCCTCACAATTATCAACGAGTGATTTAGCAGTACTACCCCAAGGCAAACTAAATTGAAGTAGAAAAGGAATGTATACCCATGGACTTATTAAACAGATTTGTAAACAGAATTGATTTTGACAGTTATCAGGACTTTAAAGAGAATTTCAAGATAAATGTTCCGGAGGATTTCAACTTCGGATTTGACGTTGTTGATGTATATGCCAAAGAGGACCCTGAGAAGGAAGCACTCATCTGGTGTGATGACGACGGCAACGAGAGACATTTTACATTCAAGGATATAAGCGAGAAGAGCAACCGTGTTGCAAACATGTTCAAGGACTTAGGCATCAAGAAGGGCGACAGAGTCCTCATGATGCTCCGTCAGCGTCCTGAAGTATGGTTCACAATGGTAGGTCTTCATAAGCTCGGCGCTCTGGTAATCCCTGCAACATTCCAGCTTCTTTACCACGACATCGTTTACCGCTGCAATGCGGCAGACGTTAAGATGATCGTATGCGCTGACGACCCGCAGATCATCGAGCACGTTAATAAAGCACGCCCTGACTGCAAGACTGTTCAGTACTGCAGCGTTATCGGCGAGGCACCTGAAGGCTGGAGATCTCTGACAGATGATATCGATAATGCATCTCCTGTTTTCGAGCGCCCCACAGGTGATGAAGCAACACATGCATACGATCCGATGCTGATCTACTTCTCATCCGGTACAACTGGTGAGCCTAAGATGATCCTGCACGACTACACACTGCCTCTTGGCCACATCGTAACAGCCAAGTACTGGCAGCAGGTTTACGACGGATGCAGACACTTAACACAGGCTGACTCCGGCTGGGCAAAGTTTGCTTGGGGCAAGATCTACGGACAGTGGATCTGCGGTGCAGTTAACGTTACTTACGATACACAGAAGTTCAAGGCTGCAAGAATGCTCGAGATTATGGAAAAGCTCAAGCTCAACTCTTTCTGCGGACCTTCCACTATCTACAGATATCTCATTCAGGAAGACCTTACTAAATATGATTTTTCTTCCATCAAACACTGCTCAATGGCAGGCGAGCCTTTGAATCCTGAAGTTTTCTACAAGTGGCAGAAATACACTGGCCTTGAGATCCGCGAAGGATTCGGCCAGACAGAAGGAAGCGTTCTTTTCGCAAACTTCCCCTGGATCGATGTAAAGCCCGGTTCAACAGGTATGCCTACACCTATCTACGACATCCAGCTTCTTGACGACAACGGTGTACCGGTAGAAGACGGTATCGTAGGCAATATCGTTATCAAGAACGCATCTGCAAAGCCTATCGGACTCTTCCGTGAGTACTACAAGAACCCTGAGGCTATGGCTGAACAGTGGCCAGGTGCAGACTACAGCACAGGCGATACAGCATGGAGAGATCCTGAGGGCTACATCTGGTTCGTAGGAAGAAACGATGACGTTATCAAGTGCTCCGGTTACCGTATCGGACCTTTCGAAGTTGAGAGTGCCCTCATGACACACGATGCAGTCCTCGAGTGCGCAGTTACAGCTGTTCCTGATCCTATGAGAGGCCAGGTTGTTAAGGCAACTATCGTCCTCACAAAGGCTTACAAGGAGAAGGCTTCACCCGAGCTCGTAAAAGAACTCCAGAATCATGTAAAGAACGCTACAGCTCCTTACAAGTATCCGAGAGTAATAGAGTTCGTTGATGAGCTTCCCAAGACTACAAGCGGAAAGATCATGCGTACCGCAATAAGAAAGGCTGATGAGGCCAAGTACAGAGAAGCCCAGGCAGCTGCAGCACAACAGCAGGGCTGATCAGAGGAAATCCTCAATAACTATATTTGCAATATCAAGTCCGCTCCGTGTTAACCGGAGCGTTCTTTCTTTGCGCTCTAATAATCCCTTTTCGATATTGCTCCTTACGGCCTGCTCGAAAACATTCTCGAACTCTTTACCGAAGACTTTTTTGAATTCATGCAAAAGGATTCCTTCCGTCGTTCTGAGTCTTAAAAAAGCAACTTCGCGCATCTTATCTTCCGTTGAAAGTTTCTCTTCAACATAGAGTGATTTCAGATTGCTCTCATTGCCCTCTAAAAACGCTTTATAACCTTCAGACGTAATCGTATTTATTTCGTCTATGTAAGCTCTCACATCGTCTCTGTGACCGTATCTGAGATCACCTAAAAAACCATGTGCACCCGCGCCTATCGCAAAGTATTCACATGAATTCCAATAAGATGAATTATGGATGCTCTTAAAGCCCTTTAAAGCGCTGTTGGAAATCTCGTAAGTCTCATAGCCCAATTCATTTAAAAACGCACGCGTACCATGGTACATTTCGCGCTCGAGATCAGGCGAAATATATTCTTCAATTGTTTTGTTATATCTGTCGTAAAAAGCAGTTCCTTCTTCTAACATCAGAGAGTAGGTGCTGATGTGTTTTACGCCAAGTTCACGAAAAGTCTTAATGTCTTTTTTAATGCCATCCATAGTCTCTCCGGGAACACCTGTAATGAGATCAGCAGAGATGTTTGTAAAGCCTGCTGTTCTTATCTTTTCAATCGCTTCTACAGCGCCTTTTGAATCGTGAAGTCTGCCCAATGTTTTGAGCACTTCATCATCTAAAGACTGCACGCCTAACGATATGCGGTTAAAACCCGCCTGAAGGTACTCTGTGAGCTTTCCGGAAGTTACTGAAGACGGATTAACCTCTATCGTTATCTCGGCGTCAGAGGCGATATTAAAGGCCTCTTTTATCACCTTTAAAAGATCTGTTATAAACCTGCTGTCAGGAACGGACGGAGTGCCGCCTCCGAAATACACCGTATCCCTGTTATCGATATCCGTAACAGGATTAGTTCCTGTGGTCTCATCAATGACAGAAGATAACAGCTGAACCTCTTTTACAGCAGCCTTATAGAACGCTTCTGTGCATGAAATATCGGTGACTGAATAGAAATCACAGTAAGGACATTTTCTCGCGCAAAAAGGATTGTGGACGTAGATGTGTCTTGCCATCAGAACTCACGCCTGCGGTAGATCGGAACAGGATTCTTTAATGCCGTAATTAGAGCCATCTTAAATGTATTAAAGCTCGGCGAAACGTTTCTTTGAGGCAGCATATATTTCGAGATGTTCTCAGTCCACAAAGCCTTATAGTGACCGATAGCCGGATATCCGATATCGATAAGTTCTTCCGCGTTTTCGCTTACAGCCCTGCACAGGATCTCCCATGTGCCGCAGACTGAATCCTGCACATAAGAATCGAGTACATCCTTGTTGGTGTCAGGATAAGCTTCGATGATCGCACTCTTATCGCCCAGCACCCATGCTTCTATCTCTTCTGTGCTGATACCTACAACGCTCCTGATGTCAGGCGCGAACTTTGAAGCAACGCTGTATATCTCCTGCCTTAATGCCTGCGGATCCTTATCGTCAGAATCCATAGCGATTATCAAGATGATATCCTTGCCGGCATAGATCTTGTTATAAGCACGGAGCTCAGACGGCAGGAGATCCAAAAGTGAATTTGCAAACTTGGGAGGCTTGGCCGTCATGTCTTTGGGCAGGCTTCCGCAGCCTCTGTGCGGATGAACGTTGACCTGCGCTTTTATTCCTTCGCTCTCTGTAATCCGTTCTGAAAGACGCTCGACTACGATCGCACCGGATTTATCTTCTGAAAGTATCTCGATCAGCATATATTTTCCTTATCACTTATTATCTTCAGGTTTTATATCAAGATATCCGCCATACCAGATAGCGCCCATTCCGACACCCTGACGGAACATCTCCATAACGATCGGATCAGCGCCTGCGCAGCGGATCGTAACATCACCCGAATCTTTTTCAAAGGAACGCTCGAAGATCCATATTTCCTTAGGTGACAGAGTCTCAATTATGTACGGATTATGCGTCGAAAACATGATCTGGCAGTAGCGGTTTTTCATAGTGTACTCGCGCATCTCATCGCTTAAGACATCTACCATGTCGTGATAGAGATCCTTATCCGGAGTCTCGATAAAGATAGTCGATCTGGGATGGTTGTCGCGCAGAAGGAGCAGGTACAAAAAGAGCTTATCAGGGCTCTCTTTCAAAGCCTGCGGAAGATTCTTGCTGCGCTTCATGTTAGGGATCTTTTCCTTGATCTCAGTAGTGATGCGCTCGTATTCTTCTTCGTTCTCCATCTTTATATATTCAAGAACGTTGCCGACGTTGGAACCGGTGCTGTTAAGATGCTTATGTCCGCCCGGCGCGCCACCTTCGTAGTAGTAAGTGCTCTGTTCTTCAGAAGAGAAACTGCAGAAGAACCACTGATAGATCTCTCTATAAAGCAGCACGTAATCTCTGTATCCTGTGATCTTGCCATAAAGACTGAGTGCCGTTAAGTGTTCATCTTCAACACCTATTGTGCTTCCGGAAGAACCGTCTTCGAGATTTACGATAGTGCCTTTTCCCTGCTTAACATCCAATATTGTAAGAGGTTTCTTTTCGCCTTCGATCTCGGCTACTGCGATTACCTTTTCGCTGTCTATAACAGGGCTCTTAAACCTTGATGTGGAAATGGCAAGTTCATACTGGAGAAACTTCGGTTTGCCGGTCTTTATGTCTTCGAGCTTAAAGAAAACCCTGAATACGGAAGGAGAAGTTATATCAGGAGTCATGTTCGCAAAGCCCGGTCTTCCGTAGATAATGGAAGCTACAGCGCAGCCCTGGGTTACCGTATCTTTCAGGAAAGCCATGCATCCCATGAAAGAAGTCTTACCGGTGCTGTTTCTGCCGATAAGCGCATTAAGGCCGCGGAGAGCATTCCCGCTCTCTTTTCCGGAAACATAATCATCTATCAGTATTCCGGCTTTATCCTTATCGAAAACATCGAAGTTTTCTATCTCGATTCCAAGGATCATTGGCTGTTACCTCCTATAAAAAAGCGGCCGCGAAAATCTAACGCGGCCGTCGGTGCTTTCTTAACTTAAAATCTCAAACGTTACCTGAAAAGCAATCACTCGGTCTCGTCAAGAGTGGAGTTGATCTCAGTAAGATTTGTCTGGATCTTGGCGATGTTTTCTGAGAGTGTCTCGTTAACGTTCTCGAGCAAGGACTTAACGTAGATGTGAGCATTTCTTCTTAATTCTTCAGCCTGAGCTTCAGCATTAGCGATGATCTGGGCAGCTTCTTCACGTGCGCCTCTTGTGATCTCGTGATCGTTGACCTTCATGGCATACATACGGTTGGCGTCGTCGATGATCTTCTTATTCTTCTCTCTTGCTGTGCTGATAATATCCTGAGCTCTTGCTACGATATCGTTGGACTGTGCAACTGAAGCAGGAAGATTATTCTTAAGGATCTGAAGTGAATTGATCGTCTCTGTTCTCTCGATAGAGCACTTATCGGAGAAAGGAACGCTCGAAGCATCCTTGACCATATCGATAAGATAGTCGATGTGCTTGATAGCGTCATAGCGCTGTCCGCCCTGATTGAAATTGCTGTTCTCCATTATTAATTCCTTCCTTTCAAAAGTTTTTCCTTAACTTGATCTAAAATCTCGGCAGGCACCATTTTCGAGATGTCGCCGCCATATGAACCGACTTCCTTAACCATCGAAGAACTGATAAGAGACAAGTCGTCCCTGCATGGCAGGAGCACTGCGTCGTAGCCTGAATAAAGCAGGCGGTTTGCAAGTGCGTGCTCTGACTCATATCTGAAGTCAGACTCAGACCTGATTCCTCTTACTGAAGCACAGCATCCGAGCTGCTGGTAAAGATCGACCAAAAGACCGCCCCACGCCATAACTTCAACATTTTCCAGGTTATCATTCTTGAGCGACAGCTTGATGAGTTCAACCCGTTCTTCAGGAGTAAACATCGGAGTTTTCGCAGCATTCTCCATGACTGCAATTACAAGTTTATCACAGAGCCTTGAAGCTCTTCTAGCAATGTCTCTATGTCCTCTTGTAAAGGGATCGAATGTTCCCGGGAAGAGCATTACCTTCAAAACCATTATCCTCCGATATTAATATCCTTAAAAAATGTTAACACTGTAAGCCCATAACTACAAGAACGAACATGCTTTAAACCATTAAGTTCCTCAGGAATCTCACAATCTTTGTCATGCTCTACTATCAGCATACCGTCTTCTTTGAGCATGCCGAAGGTGCTTATGAGCTTTGTAGCCTCGTCAAGCCTTAAAGGCACGTCCTTATAGGGAGGGTCCATGAATATGATATCAAATTTCTCGCCCTCCTGCCCTAAGAGCTCTAATGCCTGGGCTACACTCTTTTTATGGAACCTGATCTCGTCAGAATCTTCCATCCTTATCTTGCTTATATTCTTGGAGATAATGGATGCAGCCTGGCCGCTCCGTTCAACGAGCGTAACGCGCTTTGCGCCGCGGCTTAGTGCCTCAATACCTATCTGTCCGGAACCTGCGAAAAGATCTA contains these protein-coding regions:
- a CDS encoding 16S rRNA (guanine(966)-N(2))-methyltransferase RsmD, which translates into the protein MPRVVTGRFRGAILQAPEGNKTRPTTDKVKEALFSIIQSYVPDSEFLDLFAGSGQIGIEALSRGAKRVTLVERSGQAASIISKNISKIRMEDSDEIRFHKKSVAQALELLGQEGEKFDIIFMDPPYKDVPLRLDEATKLISTFGMLKEDGMLIVEHDKDCEIPEELNGLKHVRSCSYGLTVLTFFKDINIGG